A single genomic interval of Novosphingobium ginsenosidimutans harbors:
- a CDS encoding NrsF family protein — translation MTRSTDSLIEALAQDLAPVRPLRRWRGMAGALLGLAAGVLLLLGLFGIRSDLLAARPDPVGVVSAGVFLVLTLASAWAAIDSARPAVGARRDGWAWSLAAAAVLPLGALFLIVTGLLHGNASPLRDNGRDCITFGLFAGLFTAAILTAWLRRGAPVRLGQAGLLTGLSAGSAGIFAVSLYCPHTDMVHIGIWHGLAVAIAAVLGRLIVPPLLRW, via the coding sequence ATGACACGCAGTACTGATTCCCTGATCGAAGCGCTGGCGCAGGACCTGGCCCCGGTCCGTCCGCTCCGCCGCTGGCGTGGCATGGCCGGCGCCCTGCTCGGCCTGGCGGCAGGCGTCCTGCTGCTGCTGGGCCTGTTCGGGATCCGCTCTGACCTCCTCGCCGCGCGCCCCGATCCGGTCGGGGTGGTTTCGGCCGGCGTATTCCTGGTCCTGACCCTGGCCTCGGCCTGGGCGGCGATCGATTCGGCCCGACCTGCGGTCGGCGCAAGGCGCGATGGCTGGGCCTGGAGCCTCGCTGCCGCCGCAGTTCTGCCGTTAGGGGCGCTGTTCCTGATCGTGACCGGCCTGCTGCATGGCAACGCATCGCCGCTGCGCGACAATGGCCGCGATTGCATTACCTTTGGCCTGTTCGCCGGGCTGTTTACCGCCGCGATCCTGACGGCCTGGCTGCGCCGCGGCGCGCCGGTGCGGCTGGGCCAAGCCGGGTTGCTGACGGGATTGAGTGCGGGCAGCGCAGGTATCTTCGCGGTCTCGCTCTATTGCCCGCATACCGACATGGTCCACATCGGCATCTGGCACGGACTGGCGGTAGCGATCGCCGCCGTGCTGGGCCGGCTGATCGTGCCGCCGCTGCTGCGCTGGTAG
- a CDS encoding DoxX family protein gives MTLLSGLIQRYDSLTATLAGKVPDGVLLAFVRVVLAGIFWRSGQTKVEEGTWFQVTETTYELFRTEYAGVPLPPEFAALAATAAEHVFPALLVAGLFTRLSALGLLGMTLTIQFFVYPEAWWPVHSLWAALALVLVLRGGGWLSLDALLARGRC, from the coding sequence GTGACACTGCTGTCCGGGTTGATCCAGCGCTATGACAGCCTGACCGCGACGCTGGCCGGCAAGGTGCCCGATGGCGTGCTGCTGGCCTTCGTACGGGTCGTGCTGGCCGGGATCTTTTGGCGTTCCGGGCAGACCAAGGTAGAGGAGGGCACCTGGTTCCAGGTGACCGAGACGACCTATGAGCTGTTCCGGACCGAATATGCCGGCGTCCCGCTGCCGCCCGAATTCGCGGCGCTGGCCGCCACGGCGGCGGAGCATGTCTTTCCCGCCTTGCTGGTGGCCGGGCTATTCACGCGGCTGTCCGCGCTCGGCCTGCTGGGCATGACGCTGACGATCCAGTTCTTCGTCTATCCGGAGGCCTGGTGGCCGGTTCATTCACTGTGGGCCGCGCTCGCCCTGGTGCTGGTGCTGCGCGGCGGCGGCTGGCTCAGCCTTGATGCACTGCTGGCGCGAGGACGCTGTTGA
- a CDS encoding sigma-70 family RNA polymerase sigma factor has translation MTADEATLARLAALAQHGDRTAYAALLQAARDWLLRYLRRRVNPCELDDLVQETLLSLHRKLASYDPGRPFLPWLAAIARYKFVDHLRLAYRRAEDELSDEQLPAVDAEPAITARISLDRLFEELPPAQCRAIELVKIEGRSISEASAATGQSESLIKVNIHRGLKRLAALIEN, from the coding sequence TTGACGGCCGACGAAGCCACCCTGGCCCGGCTCGCCGCGCTGGCCCAGCACGGCGACCGGACGGCCTATGCCGCGCTGCTGCAGGCCGCGCGGGATTGGCTGCTGCGCTATTTGCGGCGGCGGGTGAACCCGTGCGAATTGGATGACCTTGTCCAGGAAACGCTGCTCAGCCTGCACCGCAAGCTGGCCAGCTACGATCCGGGACGTCCGTTCCTGCCCTGGCTGGCGGCGATTGCCCGCTACAAATTTGTCGACCACCTTCGCCTGGCCTACCGCCGCGCTGAGGACGAACTGAGCGACGAGCAGTTGCCCGCAGTCGATGCCGAACCGGCGATTACTGCCCGGATCAGCCTTGACCGGCTGTTCGAGGAATTGCCCCCGGCGCAGTGCCGGGCGATCGAACTGGTCAAGATCGAAGGCCGTTCGATCAGCGAGGCCAGCGCTGCCACGGGGCAGAGCGAATCGCTGATCAAGGTCAACATTCACCGCGGCCTCAAGCGGCTGGCTGCCCTGATCGAGAATTGA